In Crassostrea angulata isolate pt1a10 chromosome 6, ASM2561291v2, whole genome shotgun sequence, a genomic segment contains:
- the LOC128189280 gene encoding multiple epidermal growth factor-like domains protein 10 isoform X2, with translation MPFFIYIETSDGAMCFNNKTGVCCQDYRNVSGKCEACIGSWGIECRFNCPFGHYGFGCRKRCNCSYKQICDPKQGCIGPFEASTAPQSITPNPDLEYFPKIEASLLVVSGILILLLLCTILICNRKLKKQSNPIQKYADGQEVIYDDIRETRMFDNDDASTRVCNLPPSLNGVITPVERDRMTKEPFNQARMPLRRSRMLGPGGYGHWCRGSDNYNHVDFKSVKPLYSYSNIMTNDYDVFESPTSSETQLNDKECDGNKQFEEDIFGNNHRGVVHPIRMNRSMVNRPYSSVKYNRKTRMNEEH, from the exons ATGCCATTCTTCATTTATATTGAAACTTCTGATGGTGCAATGTGTTTTAACAA TAAAACAGGGGTATGCTGTCAAGATTATAGGAACGTCTCTGGAAAATGTGAAG CTTGCATTGGTTCATGGGGAATCGAATGTCGTTTCAACTGTCCATTTGGTCATTATGGATTTGGATGTCGTAAAAGATGCAATTGTAGTTATAAGCAGATATGCGATCCCAAACAAGGATGTATTGGACCATTTGAGG CCTCGACAGCACCACAAAGCATTACTCCTAACCCTGACCTGGAATATTTTCCGAAGATAGAGGCCTCATTGCTAGTTGTCAGTGGTATTCTGATATTACTTCTGCTGTGTACGATTCTTATATGTAATCGTAAATT gaaaaagcAAAGTAACCCTATTCAGAAATATGCag ATGGTCAAGAAGTCATCTATGATGATATCAGAGAAACCCGAATGTTTGATAATGACGATGCATCGACAAGAGTCTGCAATTTGCCACCCAGCTTGAATGGAGTAATAACTCCTGTAGAAAGAGATAGGATGACAAAAGAACCGTTTAACCAGGCTAGAATGCCACTACGACGTTCCAGAATGCTGGGTCCAGGGGGATATGGACATTGGTGCAGGGGATCTGATAATTACAACCACGTTGATTTCAAGAGCGTGAAACCATTGTACTCGTATTCAAATATTATGACAAACGATTATGACGTTTTCGAGTCACCAACATCCTCTGAAACTCAATTAAACGACAAAGAATGCGATGGAAACAAACAGTTTGAAGAGGACATATTTGGAAATAATCATAGAGGCGTAGTTCATCCAATCAGAATGAATCGATCTATGGTAAATCGTCCGTACAGTTCAGTGAAATACAACAGAAAAACCAGAATGAATGAAGAGcattaa
- the LOC128189280 gene encoding multiple epidermal growth factor-like domains protein 10 isoform X1, translated as MPFFIYIETSDGAMCFNNKTGVCCQDYRNVSGKCEACIGSWGIECRFNCPFGHYGFGCRKRCNCSYKQICDPKQGCIGPFEDENTVASTAPQSITPNPDLEYFPKIEASLLVVSGILILLLLCTILICNRKLKKQSNPIQKYADGQEVIYDDIRETRMFDNDDASTRVCNLPPSLNGVITPVERDRMTKEPFNQARMPLRRSRMLGPGGYGHWCRGSDNYNHVDFKSVKPLYSYSNIMTNDYDVFESPTSSETQLNDKECDGNKQFEEDIFGNNHRGVVHPIRMNRSMVNRPYSSVKYNRKTRMNEEH; from the exons ATGCCATTCTTCATTTATATTGAAACTTCTGATGGTGCAATGTGTTTTAACAA TAAAACAGGGGTATGCTGTCAAGATTATAGGAACGTCTCTGGAAAATGTGAAG CTTGCATTGGTTCATGGGGAATCGAATGTCGTTTCAACTGTCCATTTGGTCATTATGGATTTGGATGTCGTAAAAGATGCAATTGTAGTTATAAGCAGATATGCGATCCCAAACAAGGATGTATTGGACCATTTGAGG ATGAAAATACTGTAGCCTCGACAGCACCACAAAGCATTACTCCTAACCCTGACCTGGAATATTTTCCGAAGATAGAGGCCTCATTGCTAGTTGTCAGTGGTATTCTGATATTACTTCTGCTGTGTACGATTCTTATATGTAATCGTAAATT gaaaaagcAAAGTAACCCTATTCAGAAATATGCag ATGGTCAAGAAGTCATCTATGATGATATCAGAGAAACCCGAATGTTTGATAATGACGATGCATCGACAAGAGTCTGCAATTTGCCACCCAGCTTGAATGGAGTAATAACTCCTGTAGAAAGAGATAGGATGACAAAAGAACCGTTTAACCAGGCTAGAATGCCACTACGACGTTCCAGAATGCTGGGTCCAGGGGGATATGGACATTGGTGCAGGGGATCTGATAATTACAACCACGTTGATTTCAAGAGCGTGAAACCATTGTACTCGTATTCAAATATTATGACAAACGATTATGACGTTTTCGAGTCACCAACATCCTCTGAAACTCAATTAAACGACAAAGAATGCGATGGAAACAAACAGTTTGAAGAGGACATATTTGGAAATAATCATAGAGGCGTAGTTCATCCAATCAGAATGAATCGATCTATGGTAAATCGTCCGTACAGTTCAGTGAAATACAACAGAAAAACCAGAATGAATGAAGAGcattaa
- the LOC128189942 gene encoding uncharacterized protein LOC128189942 has protein sequence MDSQGIGIVLMPYFIYIVTSNSTECFNNKAGIFECCQDYRNVSGICEACIGSWGTECRNNCSFGYYGLGCRYRCYCSYQQTCDPKQGCIESFKEPSSRTPNPDLDDVTNLEAYLLVASGLLILLLLCTIFICNRKMTKQSKPIQSYADGQEDIYDDIRGSRMVDNNSDPLTRVCNLPPSMNGDKTSIEKNRLTKERSNQTKLPLRRSRTLGPGGYGHWCRGSDNYNHIDFKSVKPLYAYSNTMTNHYDVFKSPNTPSETQSNDKECDGNKQIEEDIFGNNQRGIVHPIRKNRSMVNRPYSSVKYNRKIRMNEEH, from the exons ATGGATTCACAGGGAATAGGCATTGTTCTAATGCCATACTTCATTTATATTGTAACTTCTAATAGTACAGAGTGCTTTAACAA TAAAGCTGGAATCTTTGAGTGCTGTCAAGATTATAGAAATGTTTCTGGAATATGTGAAG CTTGCATCGGTTCATGGGGAACCGAATGTCGTAACAACTGTTCATTTGGCTATTATGGATTAGGGTGTCGTTACCGATGCTATTGTAGTTATCAGCAGACATGCGACCCAAAACAAGGATGTATCGAGTCATTCAAGG AACCCTCAAGCAGAACTCCAAACCCTGATCTGGATGACGTTACAAACTTAGAGGCCTACTTGCTAGTTGCCAGTGGTCTTCTGATATTACTTTTGCTGTGtactatttttatttgtaatcgTAAAAT GACAAAGCAAAGTAAACCGATTCAATCATATGCAG ATGGACAAGAAGACATCTATGATGATATCAGGGGCTCCCGAATGGTTGATAATAATAGTGATCCATTGACAAGAGTCTGTAATTTGCCTCCAAGCATGAATGGAGACAAAACTTCAATAGAGAAAAACAGATTGACAAAAGAACGATCTAACCAGACTAAACTACCACTAAGACGTTCTAGAACGCTGGGTCCAGGGGGATATGGACATTGGTGCAGGGGATCTGATAATTACAACCACATTGATTTCAAAAGCGTGAAACCATTGTACGCGTATTCAAATACTATGACAAACCATTATGACGTTTTCAAGTCACCAAATACACCCTCTGAAACTCAATCAAACGATAAAGAATGCGATGGAAACAAACAGATTGAAGAGGACATATTTGGAAATAATCAAAGAGGCATAGTTCACCCAATCAGAAAGAATCGATCTATGGTGAATCGTCCGTACAGTTCAGTGAAATACAACAGAAAAATCAGAATGAATGAAGAACATTAA
- the LOC128187501 gene encoding uncharacterized protein LOC128187501, giving the protein MPLCNRLRESNSMSSKQTTDFLAEIRDQPMDDSILDEPSTLTAPGISNTAPSRPEATSDIADTFNLFKSYLDSKLENLKDQLSTDSSLASIVSSIITKLSRRNKLIRIADKSPAGWTTVREYESDDLASDSDDEKRMRQAENRALRTLRERRRYRPYKKPSATVSTPSDDRSPAPTSFQRSFRPYTKQRRQPPPYDICYNCRKYGHSKSQCTAPSVQSSAPSVGVNKYICREVC; this is encoded by the exons ATGCCACTTTGCAACAGACTACGAGAATCTAACTCTATGTCGTCGAAGCAGACTACAGATTTCCTAGCTGAAATTAGAGACCAGCCTATGGACGACTCTATTCTTGATGAGCCCTCCACTCTTACGGCACCAGGAATTTCAAATACAGCGCCCAGCAGACCAGAGGCCACGTCGGATATTGCTGACACATTTAACCTGTTCAAATCCTATTTGGATTCCAAACTTGAGAACCTGAAGGACCAGCTTTCCACTG ATTCGTCATTGGCCAGTATTGTTTCTTCTATCATAACAAAGTTGTCTAGGAGAAACAAACTCATTCGCATTGCTGACAAGTCTCCGGCCGGTTGGACAACAGTGCGGGAATATGAAAGTGACGACCTCGCCTCTGACTCGGACGATGAGAAGCGCATGCGACAAGCTGAAAACCGTGCACTCCGCACGCTCAGAGAGAGACGGCGCTATCGTCCTTACAAGAAACCCTCTGCAACTGTCTCTACTCCTTCTGACGATCGCAGTCCTGCTCCTACGTCCTTTCAGCGTTCCTTTCGTCCCTACACAAAGCAACGTAGACAACCCCCGCCGTACGATATCTGCTACAATTGCCGAAAATACGGACACTCGAAATCCCAGTGCACAGCGCCTTCAGTCCAGTCCAGCGCCCCCAGTGTTGGCGTTAACAAATATATCTGTAGAGAAGTATGTTGA